One part of the Humulus lupulus chromosome 9, drHumLupu1.1, whole genome shotgun sequence genome encodes these proteins:
- the LOC133802043 gene encoding uncharacterized protein LOC133802043 — protein MVTQRQADWLLQDYTKEEVKDALHSIPDDKALGPNGRLLKEINATIVTLIPKSVCPESMSDYRPIACCNVIYKIASKMICKRLEEVLTGIISENRCGFVKGKKIAHNIMICQDMVWGDMIEEVQSQLVCSRLTFKKLMICLLGIS, from the exons ATGGTGACTCAAAGACAAGCTGATTGGTTATTGCAAGATTATACTAAAGAAGAGGTGAAAGATGCCCTGCACTCAATTCCTGATGATAAAGCACTGGGACCAAATG GAAGATTACTTAAAGAGATAAATGCTACAATAGTGACTTTGATTCCTAAATCGGTATGCCCGGAATCTATGAGTGATTATAGACCCATTGCTTGCTGCAATGTGATCTATAAAATAGCTTCTAAAATGATTTGCAAGAGATTAGAGGAAGTTCTTACAGGAATCATTTCAGAGAATCGATGTGGTTTtgttaaaggaaaaaaaattgcaCATAATATTATGATTTGTCAAGACATGGTTTGGGGAGATATGATAGAAGAAGTGCAAAGTCAGCTTGTTTGTTCAAGATTGACCTTCAAAAAGCTTATGATATGCTTGCTGGGAATTTCTTAG
- the LOC133802044 gene encoding uncharacterized protein LOC133802044: MVYAVNDSKGRYQLWKDLVQLSKGTNFPWIVGGDFNSVLSTQERLQYRDNANEMIPFQNSVVDCDLEDIKFNGNFFTWNNKQEGKDRVYEKLDRFLANHKWMDKYTTTEVTFFPEGEFDHSPGLLSIYPNMQNSKKPSRYFNFWKNLEGFIDTVNKNWKVRTISNPMFCLVSHLKKLKSCLKVLNRQGKRNVEIQEHESYQHMIKIQQSLQQNPGNAELIEAEIRPRHFYVESHRNYISYLSKKAKVAWIKSGDDNTKVFHASLKRRRQQNTIYSIKD, encoded by the coding sequence ATGGTTTATGCAGTCAATGACAGTAAAGGAAGATACCAACTGTGGAAAGATCTTGTGCAATTATCAAAAGGTACGAATTTCCCTTGGATCGTTGGAGGGGACTTTAATTCGGTATTGAGTACTCAGGAAAGGCTTCAATACCGGGATAATGCCAATGAGATGATTCCATTTCAGAATAGTGTAGTAGATTGTGATTTAGAAGATATCAAATTCAATGGAAACTTCTTCACTTGGAATAATAAACAAGAAGGCAAAGATCGGGTTTATGAAAAATTGGACAGATTTTTAGCAAATCATAAGTGGATGGACAAATATACTACAACTGAGGTCACTTTCTTCCCTGAAGGTGAGTTTGATCATTCTCCTGGCCTCCTTTCTATTTACCCGAATATGCAAAATAGTAAAAAGCCTTCTAGGTACTTTAATTTTTGGAAGAACTTGGAAGGTTTTATTGATACTGTGAATAAGAATTGGAAGGTGAGGACAATTAGTAATCCTATGTTTTGTCTTGTTTCTCACCTGAAGAAGCTCAAATCTTGTTTAAAAGTGTTGAATAGACAAGGCAAGAGAAATGTTGAGATTCAAGAACATGAAAGCTATCAACATATGATAAAGATTCAACAAAGCTTGCAGCAAAACCCTGGAAATGCAGAGTTAATTGAGGCTGAAATTAGGCCTCGACACTTTTATGTAGAGTCTCACAGAAATTATATTAGTTACCTTAGTAAAAAAGCCAAGGTAGCTTGGATAAAAAGTGGAGATGATAATACAAAAGTTTTTCATGCAAGTCTTAAAAGAAGAAGGCAGCAGAATACAATTTACTCCATCAAAGATTAG